From a region of the Streptomyces tirandamycinicus genome:
- a CDS encoding ABC transporter permease: protein MTRFTRSTRSTRSTGSKRPTGATGSTGPAGPARSARSLHWARRRASVARFWRRYRTHRAGVAGLAGLALLALIALAAPWLVGGDVQSVTHAPGRALEPPSGAFPLGTDQFGRSLLGLLVWGSRISLTVGLLAAALSVAIGTLVGIVAGHYRGWISTAVMRITDWFLVMPTLVLAIVLATVLSRSVWTVILAIGVTTWPTTARLVRAQTIAVESRPYIERARALGGGHRHIMTRHVLPQVMPLVLAQTTLGISAAILTEATLAFLGLGDPSVVSWGGMLQDAREAGAVSSGHWWYLAPPGIAVALVALAFTLCGRAVESVLNPRLGVSR from the coding sequence ATGACGAGGTTCACCAGGTCCACCAGGTCCACCAGGTCCACTGGGTCCAAGAGGCCCACGGGGGCGACGGGGTCCACGGGGCCGGCAGGGCCGGCGAGGTCGGCGAGGTCGCTGCACTGGGCACGCCGGCGCGCCTCGGTCGCGCGCTTCTGGCGGCGGTACCGCACCCACCGAGCCGGGGTCGCGGGTCTGGCCGGTCTGGCGCTGCTCGCCCTGATCGCCCTGGCCGCGCCGTGGCTGGTCGGCGGCGACGTCCAGAGTGTCACCCACGCGCCCGGCAGGGCACTGGAGCCGCCGAGCGGCGCCTTCCCCCTCGGCACGGACCAGTTCGGCCGCTCCCTGCTCGGGCTGCTGGTCTGGGGCTCCAGGATCTCGCTCACGGTGGGGCTGCTGGCGGCCGCGCTGTCGGTGGCGATCGGCACGCTGGTGGGCATCGTCGCGGGGCACTACCGCGGCTGGATCTCCACGGCCGTCATGAGGATCACCGACTGGTTCCTCGTGATGCCCACCCTGGTCCTGGCGATCGTGCTGGCCACGGTGCTGTCGCGCAGCGTGTGGACGGTGATCCTGGCCATCGGCGTCACGACCTGGCCGACGACGGCGCGGCTGGTGCGCGCGCAGACGATCGCGGTCGAGTCGCGACCGTACATCGAGCGCGCGAGAGCCCTCGGCGGCGGCCACCGGCACATCATGACCCGTCATGTGCTGCCCCAGGTGATGCCGCTGGTGCTGGCCCAGACGACACTCGGCATCTCCGCCGCCATCCTCACCGAGGCGACGCTGGCCTTCCTCGGGCTCGGCGACCCGTCGGTGGTGTCGTGGGGCGGGATGCTCCAGGACGCCCGGGAGGCGGGCGCGGTGTCGTCGGGCCATTGGTGGTACCTCGCGCCGCCCGGGATCGCCGTCGCACTGGTGGCGCTGGCGTTCACCCTGTGCGGACGGGCCGTGGAGTCCGTCCTCAACCCCCGGCTGGGGGTGTCCCGTTGA
- the rbfA gene encoding 30S ribosome-binding factor RbfA, which yields MADNARARKLADRIQVVVAETLDRRIKDPRLGFVTITDARVTGDLREATVFYTVYGDDEERAASAAALESAKGILRSEVGRQTGVRFTPSLTFVPDALPDNARTIDDLLDKARAKDAEVRQASTGKTYAGGADPYRKPEDENDVDAGGRDEDTASE from the coding sequence GTGGCCGACAACGCGCGGGCCCGCAAGCTGGCCGATCGCATCCAGGTCGTGGTCGCGGAGACCCTGGACCGGCGAATCAAGGATCCACGGCTGGGCTTCGTCACCATCACGGACGCCCGGGTCACCGGCGACCTGCGGGAGGCCACGGTCTTCTACACGGTGTACGGGGACGACGAGGAGCGCGCGGCGTCCGCCGCCGCGCTGGAGTCCGCCAAGGGCATCCTGCGGTCCGAGGTGGGCCGGCAGACGGGAGTCCGCTTCACGCCGAGCCTGACGTTCGTCCCGGACGCCCTCCCGGACAACGCCCGGACCATCGACGACCTGCTCGACAAGGCGCGGGCCAAGGACGCCGAGGTGCGCCAGGCGTCCACGGGCAAGACGTACGCGGGTGGGGCCGACCCCTACCGCAAGCCGGAGGACGAGAACGACGTGGACGCCGGGGGCAGGGACGAGGACACGGCCTCCGAATGA
- a CDS encoding ABC transporter ATP-binding protein has protein sequence MSAVDETGTDRSRVSPDTAAVPLLSASGVRVSFPGRRGAAPARAVDGVDLDIGTGEIVALVGESGCGKTSLARALLGLVRPEAGRVSFGGVPLGYDSRALRAYRRRVQLVLQDPSGSLNPRHTVYDAVSEGLRIHGYDGDEGAAVAEALSRAGLRPPERFFLRYPHELSGGQRQRVVIAGALVLRPELIVADEPVASLDASVRGEILALLLRLRDELGLSALVVTHDLGLAWNIADRVAVMYLGRVVETGTVEEVLTRPRHPYTQAMLSVLPESPVPPVVLAGEPPDPSRVPPGCRFHPRCQVLASGAADDVAARCRTEDPPVLAGGSAGAVACHWAARTGTAPADGRGRGTKGTKGTERTAPADGRGEDAESTEGTDGRGEGTDGGGGTEVAAGPSGA, from the coding sequence GTGAGCGCTGTCGACGAGACCGGCACGGACCGGAGCCGGGTCTCCCCGGATACCGCCGCCGTCCCCCTGCTGTCGGCCTCCGGCGTGCGGGTGTCCTTCCCGGGCCGGCGCGGAGCCGCCCCGGCGCGCGCCGTCGACGGCGTGGATCTGGACATCGGCACCGGGGAGATCGTCGCGCTGGTCGGCGAGTCCGGCTGCGGCAAGACGTCCCTGGCCCGGGCACTGCTCGGTCTGGTACGGCCCGAGGCGGGGCGGGTGTCGTTCGGGGGCGTGCCGCTCGGCTACGACTCGCGGGCGCTGAGGGCGTACCGCAGACGGGTGCAGCTGGTGCTGCAGGACCCGAGCGGTTCGCTCAACCCCCGGCACACCGTGTACGACGCGGTGTCCGAGGGGCTGCGCATCCACGGCTACGACGGCGACGAGGGGGCGGCGGTCGCGGAGGCGCTCTCGCGCGCGGGTCTGCGCCCGCCCGAGCGGTTCTTCCTGCGCTACCCGCACGAGCTGTCCGGCGGCCAGCGCCAGCGGGTGGTCATCGCGGGGGCGCTGGTGCTGCGGCCCGAACTCATCGTGGCCGACGAGCCGGTGGCCTCCCTGGACGCCTCGGTGCGGGGCGAGATCCTGGCCCTGCTGCTGCGGCTGCGCGACGAACTGGGCCTCTCCGCGCTGGTGGTGACCCACGACCTGGGTCTGGCGTGGAACATCGCGGACCGGGTGGCCGTGATGTACCTGGGGCGCGTCGTGGAGACGGGAACGGTGGAGGAGGTGCTGACACGACCCCGGCACCCCTACACACAGGCGATGCTGTCGGTGCTGCCGGAGTCGCCGGTCCCGCCGGTGGTCCTCGCGGGCGAGCCGCCGGACCCGTCGCGCGTACCGCCCGGCTGCCGCTTCCACCCCCGCTGCCAGGTCCTCGCCTCGGGCGCCGCCGACGATGTCGCCGCCCGATGCCGTACGGAGGACCCGCCGGTGCTCGCCGGGGGCTCGGCGGGGGCGGTGGCCTGCCATTGGGCGGCGCGGACCGGCACGGCTCCCGCGGACGGCCGCGGCAGGGGCACGAAGGGCACGAAGGGCACGGAACGCACGGCTCCCGCGGACGGCCGCGGCGAGGACGCGGAGAGCACGGAGGGCACGGACGGCCGGGGCGAGGGCACGGACGGCGGCGGGGGCACGGAGGTCGCGGCGGGACCGTCGGGGGCGTGA
- a CDS encoding ABC transporter ATP-binding protein: MSLLEIRGLRVTYGSGASAVPAVRGVDLTLGAGRKLGVAGESGCGKSTLALALLRLLPASARLSGEILLDGEDVLAMNWGRLRAVRWAGASIVFQGAMHSLNAVHRIGDQIAEPVLVHGRATPAAAQRRTAELLEQVGLPASRAAAYPHELSGGQRQRVMIAMALACGPRLLVADEPTTALDVMIQAQILRLIEQLVSGEDIALLMISHDLAVLADTCDRLAVMYAGRVVEEGPARAVYDAAQHPYGQALSAAFPRVGDPASRRAPRGLPGDPPDPSALPGGCTFRPRCPVALEVCGREDQELREAGPDRLAACVRVGVREDS; this comes from the coding sequence TTGAGTCTGCTGGAGATCCGGGGACTGCGGGTGACGTACGGATCAGGGGCGTCCGCCGTCCCGGCCGTGCGCGGGGTCGACCTGACGCTCGGCGCCGGACGGAAGCTGGGGGTGGCGGGCGAGTCGGGCTGCGGGAAGTCGACGCTGGCCCTGGCGCTGCTGCGGCTGCTGCCCGCGTCGGCCAGGCTGTCGGGCGAGATCCTGCTGGACGGCGAGGACGTGCTCGCCATGAACTGGGGCCGGCTGCGGGCGGTGCGCTGGGCGGGGGCGTCCATCGTCTTCCAGGGGGCCATGCACTCGCTGAACGCGGTGCACCGCATCGGCGACCAGATCGCGGAGCCGGTGCTCGTGCACGGCCGGGCGACGCCCGCGGCCGCGCAACGGCGAACCGCCGAACTGCTGGAGCAGGTGGGGCTGCCGGCGTCGCGCGCCGCGGCGTACCCGCACGAGCTGTCCGGCGGGCAGCGGCAGCGGGTGATGATCGCGATGGCGCTGGCCTGCGGACCGCGGCTGCTCGTCGCCGACGAGCCGACGACGGCGCTGGACGTGATGATCCAGGCGCAGATCCTGCGGCTGATCGAGCAGCTGGTGTCCGGGGAGGACATCGCACTGCTGATGATCAGCCATGATCTGGCGGTGCTCGCCGACACCTGCGACCGCCTCGCCGTGATGTACGCGGGCCGGGTGGTGGAGGAGGGCCCCGCCCGGGCCGTGTACGACGCGGCGCAGCACCCGTACGGGCAGGCACTGTCGGCGGCGTTCCCGCGGGTCGGGGACCCCGCCTCGCGCCGGGCCCCGCGCGGGCTGCCCGGCGATCCTCCGGACCCCTCTGCGCTGCCGGGCGGGTGCACGTTCCGTCCGCGCTGCCCCGTGGCGCTGGAGGTGTGCGGCCGGGAAGACCAGGAGCTGCGGGAGGCCGGGCCGGACAGGCTCGCGGCCTGTGTGCGCGTGGGTGTGCGGGAGGATTCGTGA
- a CDS encoding bifunctional riboflavin kinase/FAD synthetase, whose protein sequence is MQRWRGLEDIPQDWGRSVVTIGSYDGVHRGHQLIIGRAVERARELGVPSVVVTFDPHPSEVVRPGSHPPLLAPHHRRAELMAELGVDAVLILPFTAEFSKLSPADFIVKVLVDKLHARAVIEGPNFRFGHRAAGNVDFLTELGRTYDYEVEVVDLFVRGAAGGGEPFSSTLTRRLIAEGDVEGAAEILGRPHRVEGVVVRGAQRGRELGYPTANVETLPHTAIPADGVYAGWLTAGGERMPAAISVGTNPQFDGTERTVEAYAIDRVGLDLYGLHVAVDFLAYVRGMAKFESVEALLDAMATDVKRARELTAEYDA, encoded by the coding sequence GTGCAGCGCTGGCGTGGCTTGGAGGACATCCCCCAGGACTGGGGGCGCAGCGTCGTCACCATCGGTTCCTACGACGGCGTGCACCGCGGCCACCAGCTGATCATCGGGCGGGCCGTGGAGCGGGCGCGGGAGCTCGGCGTGCCGTCGGTCGTGGTCACCTTCGACCCGCACCCGAGCGAGGTCGTCCGCCCCGGGAGCCACCCGCCGCTGCTCGCGCCGCACCACCGGCGCGCGGAGCTGATGGCGGAGCTCGGTGTGGACGCGGTGCTGATCCTGCCGTTCACCGCCGAGTTCTCGAAGCTGTCGCCGGCAGACTTCATCGTGAAGGTGCTGGTGGACAAGCTCCACGCCCGCGCGGTGATCGAGGGCCCCAACTTCCGCTTCGGCCACCGGGCGGCCGGCAACGTCGACTTCCTGACCGAGCTCGGCCGCACCTACGACTACGAGGTCGAGGTCGTCGACCTCTTCGTGCGCGGCGCGGCGGGCGGCGGCGAGCCCTTCTCGTCCACGCTGACCCGGCGGCTGATCGCCGAGGGCGACGTGGAGGGGGCGGCGGAGATCCTCGGCCGGCCGCACCGGGTCGAAGGCGTGGTCGTCCGCGGTGCCCAGCGCGGCCGCGAGCTGGGCTACCCGACGGCCAACGTGGAGACCCTGCCGCACACCGCCATCCCCGCGGACGGAGTCTACGCGGGCTGGCTCACCGCCGGCGGGGAGCGGATGCCCGCCGCGATCTCCGTGGGCACCAACCCGCAGTTCGACGGCACCGAGCGGACCGTCGAGGCGTACGCCATCGACCGCGTCGGCCTCGACCTGTACGGCCTCCACGTGGCGGTCGACTTCCTCGCCTATGTGCGCGGCATGGCGAAGTTCGAGTCGGTCGAGGCCCTTCTCGACGCCATGGCCACCGATGTGAAGCGCGCGCGTGAACTGACGGCGGAGTACGACGCGTAG
- a CDS encoding trypsin-like peptidase domain-containing protein, whose amino-acid sequence MGREDLATLVRICDPAGRPRGTGFAVDDRGTVVTSHEAVDGLDRIVLSVPGGGTGVADRVTLLPEADLALLHTTGLGLTPLPVALRDRPGDGAYVRIPAGGWREARVLGEIPASYTAAGRAHPLHGAFELAVGTGGSDALGPGGTATGGPVVDTATGSVVAVLAGTAPDTAHPAAGLAVPLRTAAARDPGGPLEALLRRNARTVPGFGADLNLAGARRLAAVSLGPARPVRAGDAGAEPVERSHVVREFAEFETSPALVLALTGALGSGRTTELAALAARRAREADAGVSIRLRGADLAADDRGLADAVARALVRSGRVVAGITAHRSGPWAVPAAGAEATPEHVARVAREAGRPLFVLLDGPEEMPAALAARLPDWTAETARWLRDHGVRLVVACRPAYWERAVALYPEAHVHRPAVHLGPLTAREAEQARARLGLPAGATAAADACHPLALGLLAEVRAALPGEVPGQPSREEILAAHTDLMCLRAAKRIAEAAGHGQDGTSVRLLAARVAGRVHEAARRCLGPGEGGLDREDFADVFPWRTGWASAVLATGLLVPAGGGYRFAHEEVAEWLQAAHLDVDTVLHPLLHRADPSGADAGAPALPRHRLGTAVQALLLLDRRSGESALAPRLTALVDVLDGLEVPEGFDVPGGLDGLDVPDGFDVPGGLGVPHGFDGFGVPAGLGVPPGFGGRDGIDESDGLRGVNGSRGFGGSQGFGGSGGSNGFDKPGGPGSDGLHGVNGSRGSGGPGSPFGPCGSGGSHGFGGPGAPGEAGAPGEAGVSGADIRWWAAGLLRETLLRVPRTRRYLGVLRTLADRITLRALRPGGPRRAPALGEFGPSFWLALHIGEADRMDLLRRLVPADGPPQRTGTGRVGARGAPGPSAAGRRQEDPGGCPPPRYLDAVAERLARSPRAVQPLLCRWFTDDRPLPAAPGAVIRPTVAAAAQALLHTHRGRAVDDLCEALVSTAHPRARELLTALTEDEPSAVCRAVDRWAHDDTRPARRLAAAEFAPAVAARVTTRADRDLLRYAALALLARPADIALHGAALAVLVRDPRTRPSYLARAVDAYRDHDPGVPADVLADAAPTHPEPVFAAFRAALRRSGDGACGAAGDGAGGAAGEVLRALAGLRTPALARRAAGLVSEYVDLRPSGAPHAAAFVALRLRHGVPARAVLLPLVVDLLSGRPAPVRCALAAVLGTPGSPACEPLRTELLDVLLEHERYEGGDPEVLDTVLQAAVRAPGVRPSDPRVRELVHRVGLLLVRTPRGANVFDRRLVELARQVPGFAAEAVSWQAGAPREWAVVIGPSTHRTLEALGSQVPMPTALRGHGSLRPA is encoded by the coding sequence ATGGGACGCGAGGACCTGGCGACGCTGGTGCGCATCTGTGATCCGGCGGGCCGGCCGCGCGGGACCGGCTTCGCCGTGGACGACCGGGGCACGGTCGTGACCAGCCATGAAGCGGTCGACGGGCTCGACCGGATCGTGCTCAGCGTGCCCGGTGGCGGAACCGGTGTCGCCGACCGCGTCACCCTCCTCCCGGAGGCCGACCTCGCGCTCCTCCACACCACCGGGCTCGGCCTGACCCCGCTGCCGGTCGCCCTCCGGGACCGGCCCGGGGACGGCGCGTACGTGCGCATCCCGGCCGGTGGCTGGCGCGAGGCCCGCGTCCTCGGCGAGATCCCGGCCAGCTACACCGCCGCCGGCCGCGCACACCCCCTCCACGGCGCCTTCGAGCTGGCCGTCGGCACCGGGGGGAGCGACGCGCTGGGGCCCGGCGGCACGGCCACCGGCGGGCCGGTGGTGGACACCGCAACCGGATCCGTGGTGGCGGTCCTCGCGGGCACCGCCCCGGACACGGCGCACCCCGCGGCGGGACTCGCCGTACCCCTGCGCACGGCGGCCGCACGCGACCCCGGCGGGCCGCTCGAGGCACTGCTGCGGCGCAACGCCCGCACCGTCCCCGGCTTCGGCGCCGACCTCAACCTCGCCGGAGCCCGCCGGCTCGCCGCGGTGTCCCTCGGCCCCGCCCGGCCGGTCCGCGCCGGCGACGCCGGTGCCGAACCCGTCGAACGATCGCACGTGGTCCGGGAGTTCGCGGAGTTCGAGACGTCCCCGGCGCTCGTCCTCGCCCTCACCGGAGCCCTCGGGAGCGGCCGTACCACCGAACTCGCCGCGCTCGCCGCCCGGCGGGCCCGCGAGGCCGACGCGGGTGTCTCGATCCGGCTGCGCGGCGCCGACCTCGCGGCGGACGACCGCGGCCTGGCGGACGCCGTCGCCCGCGCTCTGGTGCGCTCCGGCCGGGTCGTCGCCGGGATCACGGCCCACCGCAGCGGCCCCTGGGCCGTCCCCGCGGCCGGTGCGGAAGCCACACCGGAGCACGTGGCGCGCGTCGCCCGCGAGGCCGGGCGGCCGCTGTTCGTCCTCCTCGACGGCCCCGAGGAGATGCCCGCCGCCCTGGCCGCCCGGCTCCCCGACTGGACGGCGGAGACGGCGCGCTGGCTGCGTGACCACGGCGTACGGCTCGTGGTCGCCTGCCGGCCCGCGTACTGGGAGCGGGCCGTGGCCCTGTACCCCGAGGCCCATGTGCACCGGCCGGCCGTGCACCTCGGTCCGCTGACCGCGCGGGAGGCCGAGCAGGCCAGGGCGCGCCTCGGACTCCCGGCCGGCGCGACGGCCGCGGCGGACGCCTGCCATCCGCTGGCCCTCGGGCTGCTCGCGGAGGTGCGGGCCGCGCTGCCCGGCGAGGTGCCCGGGCAGCCGTCGCGCGAGGAGATCCTCGCGGCCCACACGGACCTGATGTGCCTGCGGGCGGCGAAGCGGATCGCCGAGGCCGCGGGGCACGGGCAGGACGGGACCTCGGTGCGCCTGCTGGCGGCCCGGGTGGCCGGACGGGTCCACGAGGCGGCGCGGCGCTGCCTCGGCCCGGGGGAGGGCGGCCTCGACCGGGAGGACTTCGCGGACGTCTTCCCCTGGCGGACCGGATGGGCGTCCGCGGTGCTCGCCACGGGCCTGCTGGTGCCCGCGGGCGGCGGCTACCGCTTCGCCCACGAGGAGGTCGCCGAGTGGCTGCAGGCGGCCCACCTCGACGTGGACACGGTCCTGCATCCGCTGCTGCACCGCGCGGACCCCTCGGGGGCGGACGCGGGCGCGCCGGCGCTGCCCCGGCACCGGCTGGGCACGGCGGTCCAGGCGCTGCTCCTGCTGGACCGCCGCTCAGGGGAGTCCGCGCTGGCACCGAGGCTCACGGCGCTGGTCGACGTGCTCGACGGCCTTGAGGTGCCGGAGGGCTTCGACGTGCCGGGCGGTCTTGACGGCCTTGACGTGCCGGACGGCTTCGACGTGCCCGGCGGCCTCGGTGTGCCGCACGGCTTCGACGGCTTCGGTGTGCCGGCCGGCCTGGGTGTGCCGCCCGGCTTCGGCGGACGCGACGGCATCGACGAGTCCGACGGCCTCCGCGGCGTCAACGGTTCCCGCGGCTTCGGCGGTTCACAAGGCTTCGGCGGTTCCGGTGGCTCGAATGGTTTCGACAAACCCGGCGGCCCCGGTTCCGACGGCCTCCACGGCGTCAACGGTTCCCGCGGCTCCGGCGGCCCCGGTAGTCCCTTCGGTCCCTGCGGCTCCGGTGGCTCACATGGCTTCGGCGGTCCCGGCGCACCCGGCGAGGCGGGCGCACCCGGCGAGGCCGGGGTATCGGGCGCTGACATCCGCTGGTGGGCCGCCGGACTGCTCCGGGAGACGCTGCTGCGCGTGCCGCGCACCCGCAGATACCTCGGTGTGCTGCGCACCCTCGCCGACCGCATCACCCTGCGCGCCCTGCGGCCGGGCGGGCCGCGCCGGGCGCCCGCTCTCGGGGAGTTCGGCCCCTCCTTCTGGCTCGCGCTGCACATCGGCGAAGCCGACCGCATGGACCTGCTGCGGCGCCTCGTCCCGGCGGACGGGCCGCCGCAGCGCACCGGGACCGGCCGCGTCGGCGCGCGGGGCGCCCCCGGCCCGTCGGCGGCCGGCCGGCGTCAGGAGGATCCCGGCGGATGCCCGCCGCCCCGCTATCTGGACGCGGTCGCCGAACGCCTGGCCCGGTCGCCGCGGGCCGTCCAGCCGCTGCTCTGCCGGTGGTTCACCGACGACAGGCCGCTGCCGGCCGCGCCCGGCGCGGTCATCCGGCCCACCGTCGCCGCGGCGGCCCAGGCCCTCCTCCACACCCACCGCGGACGGGCCGTCGACGATCTCTGCGAGGCACTCGTCAGCACCGCCCACCCTCGGGCCCGGGAACTGCTGACCGCGCTCACCGAGGACGAGCCGTCCGCCGTCTGCCGGGCCGTCGACCGCTGGGCCCACGACGACACCCGCCCGGCGCGCCGGCTCGCCGCGGCCGAGTTCGCGCCTGCCGTGGCGGCCCGGGTCACCACCCGGGCCGACCGCGACCTGCTCAGGTACGCGGCGCTGGCGCTGCTCGCCCGGCCCGCCGACATCGCCCTGCACGGCGCCGCGCTCGCCGTCCTCGTCCGCGATCCGCGCACCCGGCCGAGCTACCTCGCGCGGGCCGTGGACGCGTACCGCGACCACGATCCGGGCGTGCCCGCCGACGTCCTCGCCGACGCGGCCCCGACCCACCCCGAGCCGGTGTTCGCGGCCTTCCGCGCCGCGCTGCGTCGATCGGGCGACGGGGCGTGCGGCGCGGCGGGCGACGGGGCAGGCGGCGCGGCGGGCGAGGTGCTGCGGGCGCTCGCGGGGCTCCGCACCCCCGCGCTGGCCCGCCGCGCGGCCGGGCTGGTGAGCGAGTACGTGGACCTGCGGCCCTCCGGCGCCCCGCACGCGGCGGCCTTCGTCGCGCTCCGGCTGCGGCACGGCGTGCCGGCCCGGGCCGTGCTCCTGCCGCTCGTGGTGGACCTGCTGAGCGGCCGGCCCGCACCGGTGCGGTGCGCGCTGGCCGCCGTGCTCGGGACACCGGGCAGCCCGGCCTGCGAGCCGCTGCGCACCGAGCTGCTGGACGTCCTCCTGGAGCACGAGCGGTACGAGGGCGGCGACCCCGAGGTCCTGGACACGGTGCTCCAGGCCGCCGTGCGCGCCCCGGGGGTGCGGCCGTCGGATCCCCGGGTCCGCGAGCTGGTCCATCGCGTCGGCCTTCTCCTCGTGCGCACCCCGAGGGGCGCGAACGTCTTCGACCGCCGCCTGGTCGAGCTGGCCCGCCAGGTGCCCGGATTCGCGGCCGAGGCGGTGTCGTGGCAGGCCGGGGCGCCGCGGGAGTGGGCGGTGGTGATCGGACCCAGCACCCACCGGACGTTGGAGGCGCTGGGCAGCCAGGTGCCGATGCCCACGGCGCTCCGCGGGCATGGCAGTCTTAGACCTGCGTAA
- the truB gene encoding tRNA pseudouridine(55) synthase TruB has translation MSQHSNAAPAAGGGGTPDGLIIVDKPAGFTSHDVVAKMRGIARTRRVGHAGTLDPMATGVLVLGVQKATKLLGHLALTEKEYLGTVRLGQTTVTDDAEGEVTSSADASGIPRDAIDAGVAELTGAIMQVPSKVSAIKIDGRRSYARVRGGEEFDIPARPVTVSQFTVHDVREAVADDGTPVTDLVVSVVCSSGTYVRALARDLGAGLGVGGHLTALRRTRVGPYRLDAARTIDQLQEELTVMPIGEAAAAAFPRWDVDERRARLLLNGVRLDMPDYGGRSPVAVFGPGERFLALVEEHRGKAKSLAVFG, from the coding sequence ATGAGCCAGCACAGCAACGCCGCCCCGGCCGCCGGCGGGGGCGGCACCCCGGACGGCCTGATCATCGTCGACAAGCCGGCCGGCTTCACCTCGCACGACGTCGTCGCCAAGATGCGCGGCATCGCGCGGACCCGCCGCGTCGGTCACGCGGGCACGCTGGACCCGATGGCGACCGGAGTGCTCGTCCTCGGCGTCCAGAAGGCCACCAAGCTCCTCGGCCATCTGGCGCTCACCGAGAAGGAGTACCTCGGTACGGTCCGGCTCGGCCAGACCACGGTCACCGACGACGCGGAGGGCGAGGTCACCTCGTCCGCCGACGCCTCCGGCATCCCCCGGGACGCCATCGACGCCGGGGTCGCCGAACTCACCGGCGCCATCATGCAGGTGCCGTCGAAGGTCAGCGCCATCAAGATCGACGGCAGGCGTTCCTACGCCCGGGTCCGCGGCGGCGAAGAGTTCGACATCCCCGCCCGCCCGGTGACCGTCTCGCAGTTCACCGTCCACGACGTGCGCGAGGCCGTCGCCGACGACGGCACACCCGTCACCGACCTCGTGGTCTCGGTGGTCTGCTCCTCCGGCACCTACGTCCGCGCCCTCGCCCGCGACCTCGGCGCCGGGCTCGGCGTCGGCGGACACCTGACCGCACTGCGCCGCACCCGCGTCGGGCCGTACCGGCTCGACGCGGCCAGGACCATCGACCAGCTCCAGGAGGAGCTGACGGTCATGCCGATCGGCGAGGCCGCCGCCGCGGCGTTCCCCCGCTGGGACGTCGACGAAAGGCGCGCCCGGCTGCTGCTCAACGGCGTGCGCCTGGACATGCCGGACTACGGCGGGCGGAGCCCGGTGGCCGTCTTCGGGCCCGGGGAGCGGTTCCTGGCACTGGTCGAGGAGCACCGGGGCAAGGCGAAGAGCCTCGCGGTCTTCGGCTGA
- a CDS encoding DUF503 domain-containing protein has protein sequence MFVGTLSFDLLLGDVHSLKEKRSVVRPIVAELQRKYAVAVAEVGGQNLHRRAEIGLAAVSGDPAHLTDVLDRCERLVAARPEVELLSVRRRLHGDDD, from the coding sequence ATGTTTGTGGGGACGCTGTCCTTCGACCTGCTCCTCGGCGACGTCCACTCGCTGAAGGAGAAACGCTCCGTCGTCCGCCCGATCGTGGCCGAACTCCAGCGCAAGTACGCGGTGGCGGTGGCCGAGGTGGGCGGTCAGAACCTGCACCGCAGGGCCGAGATCGGCCTCGCGGCGGTGTCCGGGGATCCGGCACACCTCACAGACGTACTGGACCGGTGCGAGCGCCTCGTCGCCGCCCGGCCCGAAGTGGAGCTGCTGTCGGTGCGACGGCGGCTGCACGGGGACGATGATTGA